The genomic interval GGATGAAGTAGAAGGACGTAGTGCCTGCACCAATTGCTGCAAATCGAGGAAATACTTTTGCTATACCTGCTACATACCAGTCGCCGAACTTCAAGATCGTATCCCAACTTTGAAGGTTAGAaactccgctctggtattttttttttgaactggttatggaaaaattcgtaaatatcggtagtgtggacgtagggTAAACGGACttctagtcaaatgtgaacctgtcacaggacaactggtcgctctagatcgatcACTCGTGAttatccgtcacgctaaaactggtcacgagaaaactagtcacacgctaaaactggtcacgagaaaactggtcacacggtAAAACTGCGATTGCAAACCTTCTCGGCGTGGCTAGAGGCTAGAGAGCGTCAGATGAGCTGACAGATGCCCGCGAACTCttcgcgaagaccacaaacaacggccacggccacgagggcctttcgctcgaacatatgtctagtcgataataataaaaatttcgtaaataaaaattatttgagaatatttttgtttgtgtgaccaattttaaatttttgggtgtgaccaattttctcgtgaccagttttagcgtgtgaccagttttctcgtgaccaggtTTAGCGtttgactagttttctcgtgaccagttctagcgtgacggatgatcacgagtgaccgatctagagcgaccagttgtcctgtgacaggttcacatttgactagtaatcaccgaaccggacGTAGCCATTGAAAAATCGTTGTTGAAAAATTGAGTTGTTGGTGCGCCGAGTTGGTGGGCAATGACTACATGGTACCAAATTTAGACTAAAGATGTCACTAAAAACAAAGCAAGTCGAGATAAGTGGTTGCTGTCAGAGTTCAGCacagggacgatggagtgcaggctttgtctcggACCAGCTCCGGCTgaatcttccgtctccatcttcggcgatcctcatctagagcgtctggagcaacgcattcggacctgctgtcaaattcaggtcggttCTGGTTATAGGTTACAATTATTGTGGTTGACTCTTCTCACCGCTTCatcctatttttttttccatctgcaggttaaaagaggcgatgggttgccagacAGGGTGTGTATTTCGTGTAAGACCACTCTGGATtcgttgatcagctttcgaaaggcttgttttcgaaacaACGAATCGTCTCGACTGAGGGTAGAcgattgcttgaagatcaagactgaagaagttttattggaagattcaatatgggacgatgagtcttcacaatcgacaattcaccgaaagaatagtgaaatGTGCGTAAAGCCATTTCCCAGTGAATGTGaacttattttacacaaaagatCACATCCTGGAGAAAAgctgttcaaatgtgatatttgtttaaaatcacttTCTCGAAAATATACCCTTGTcagacatttgagatctcacacaggggaaaagccattcaattgtgaaatttgtctgaaatcattttcTGCAAAATTTAGTCTCGAGAATCATAAAAAatcgcatgctgggataaaaccacacaaatgtgaaatttgtctaaaatcatttactaaaaaatctaaccttttgtcacatgaaaaattgcatactgggataaaaccacacaaatgtaacatttgtttaaaatcatttactgaaaaatctactctccggaaacataaaaaattgcatactgggataaaaccacacaaatgtaacatttgtttaaaatcatttactgaaaattctactctccagaaacataaaaaattgcatactgggataaaaccacataaatgtgaaatttgtctaaaatcgttttctcaaaaatctagccttgtgtcacatgaaaaattgcatactgggataaaaccacataaatgtgaaatttgtctaaaatcatttactaaaaaatctaaccttttgtcacatgaaaaattgcatactgggataaaaccacacaaatgtaacatttgtttaaaatcatttactgaaaaatctactctccggaaacataaaaaattgcatactgggataaaaccacataaatgtgaaatttgtctaaaatcgttttctcaaaaatctagccttgtgtcacatgaaaaattgcatactgggataaaaccacataaatgtgaaatttgtctaaaatcatttactaaaatatctaaccttttgtcacatgaaaaattacatactgggataaaaccacacaattgtaacatttgtttaaaatcattcactgaaaaatctactctccagaaacataaaaaattgcatactgggataaaaccacataaatgtgaaatttgtctaaaatcgttttctcaaaaatctagccttgtgtcacatgaaaaattgcatactgggataaaaccacataaatgtgaaatttgtctaa from Arctopsyche grandis isolate Sample6627 chromosome 9, ASM5162203v2, whole genome shotgun sequence carries:
- the LOC143917058 gene encoding uncharacterized protein LOC143917058 isoform X2 — translated: MECRLCLGPAPAESSVSIFGDPHLERLEQRIRTCCQIQVKRGDGLPDRVCISCKTTLDSLISFRKACFRNNESSRLRVDDCLKIKTEEVLLEDSIWDDESSQSTIHRKNSEIFQSCNGHIR
- the LOC143917058 gene encoding uncharacterized protein LOC143917058 isoform X1, with product MECRLCLGPAPAESSVSIFGDPHLERLEQRIRTCCQIQVKRGDGLPDRVCISCKTTLDSLISFRKACFRNNESSRLRVDDCLKIKTEEVLLEDSIWDDESSQSTIHRKNSEMCVKPFPSECELILHKRSHPGEKLFKCDICLKSLSRKYTLVRHLRSHTGEKPFNCEICLKSFSAKFSLENHKKSHAGIKPHKCEICLKSFTKKSNLLSHEKLHTGIKPHKCNICLKSFTEKSTLRKHKKLHTGIKPHKCNICLKSFTENSTLQKHKKLHTGIKPHKCEICLKSFSQKSSLVSHEKLHTGIKPHKCEICLKSFTKKSNLLSHEKLHTGIKPHKCNICLKSFTEKSTLRKHKKLHTGIKPHKCEICLKSFSQKSSLVSHEKLHTGIKPHKCEICLKSFTKISNLLSHEKLHTGIKPHNCNICLKSFTEKSTLQKHKKLHTGIKPHKCEICLKSFSQKSSLVSHEKLHTGIKPHKCEICLKSFTKKSNLLSHEKLHTGIKPHKCEICLKSFSHKYNFVSHEKLHTGIKTHKCDISLKSFTEKSTLQKHKKLHAGIKPHKFEICLKSFSQKYILVSHEKLHTGIKPHKCDICLKSLIHKGELVIHLRSHTGEKPFNCEICLKSFTEKSSLEKHKNVHPGIKLF
- the LOC143917058 gene encoding uncharacterized protein LOC143917058 isoform X3, whose product is MECRLCLGPAPAESSVSIFGDPHLERLEQRIRTCCQIQVKRGDGLPDRVCISCKTTLDSLISFRKACFRNNESSRLRVDDCLKIKTEEVLLEDSIWDDESSQSTIHRKNSEIYRPY